The Pseudochaenichthys georgianus chromosome 8, fPseGeo1.2, whole genome shotgun sequence genome has a segment encoding these proteins:
- the tcf20 gene encoding transcription factor 20 isoform X1, protein MQNFSNSPAPPSVPPGFSGRGAGGTPYPPQPADPQISPRMTDDYAGMQQQSLHRGHHHPSQASHMLAYSARSRGAVEAPPPQGSIHNTNNPYRKEAMDYYFAMGGKDRHRRGGMAYGAGFGYPNIDGHIPHQYRHAGSGSAAASGLMSPYPVDYGSSAGPGGGAGAGAFSPSHQYNMSQSAAMQAVPGSQMQHRQLGQTFPAVHHGQQQQQQQQQQQHRSYPHAGHRMTPQYPHYSPQGGASTAASSGMYSPPPQRYLDGAASAGFDPKVNSSPGLNANSNSISGAVAANNVGQMESIQQSYHAANYPGYSPQTLSLHKQATLQHRNSQHNLGVGYDNSLKMQHQGPSPGSVYAKHHHASNPSIPQAASQEIAKSPMHPNAQQTQINQNFSPISNPSPAASAVHSPSCSSSPSPLMGVSDVHGHPSGHGPSHPPTSNPRSSHGQGRLLQTMPQLSPTPNSNSSISSCGSSGSHKAHSSSVGGSSLPPTGRNKLGLGPGVGSREEGASIYSSSPLDKLQDSALNSLNALSSQVANLPNTVQHMLLTDSMLSQKKGKDTGHVHQAPSQPRSRNASAASSTSTVRDGSAPGIGDGGADEDSSLMSAGGSTGTKVEREEQFSEGEHGRLRQMSGASSGSEPTGYRPPSQSHSGQASAVKTSRSKEPNVSKTKANEAPSSLASPSFGCQSSETGHASRSTPQGSSHPSSNIPQPNSVSEPGLRYNDRRGGHRKTPERNNEVVKNESEVEKTGRGRSQRRRDGGVNPQNCQDKEESVHTASRLHNNERGERLQSEEQQGVGVIVSARSEGSQAEKSKDNCLEEKTCKRESSHNGEEGVDLSLYSQKSNFGRPQNPPQSGPNKYGYPESTYGSDLSMKNRGRAGPAESNSRYLGYQQSQAGYGSKDAGPAAEALVKRGQGAKGHEDNSQQFPSLLQEVLQGYNLDRRYGRPEQAFPAHLQAQQPFQSRNPYGEAEALGHSGQMGSSGKPPHANQRHGNEPECPTDAHLSVKSEAAITKILQNAPKSEVGGSQSHLAQAAESEQPPTKHINLADYSLPQRKALSNVSTPSSAVQELLLQEPEPLTGNAGQAESQKSSILAPSERRSVICDVSPNRRGTPERDIEREREKSQSVIQQPFSSPAAAAANDLSRKDIGEKQVVKMETVSKESDHHGGANEADLEYHSKSVHSSVVMNADPYRRGSVDVTPLSPHPSNTNPLSSPPRHQSYLHGVDLSTGSGGSFPGYRFGDAREGTMMPRSNPHFPSHHPYHNLSPQSANKIQMYPHPRGPPHHPHDMNDWVKAMNRPSKEMMMQPGLSPGRHKGGQSEQRQRILQSEMPGEQLGGKTSLHQQSAFFDLKMWESTHSGREGARIKEGDSFYRTQPPPPPPPVASHIPVPPHNAAEPEVPKHPLPPPPTKPPAEMNSTPQRPTKAGGSGDTNALMLRRRVRSFISPIPAKRQLQEASQQRAAANSHHSPGAQSESSHHNEDDSSSSDIPCPRLSSPLSGENTYSQPLSPTSGNTKALTHRKGRGLKLEAIVQKITPNIRKPAGHVDDESNHYPGFPHSEIPSYNDSQDQDLTHFPRVSAGDDGYMDESHSLNDMLPFRGIDEAGPLPPTAYPCDPHHTSQTIKQDFDFGLGSAVASGSGDKEDFALLGPLPPPPPLLRPVQDSPPPSSSALSDIQHFTNTYQQLETRRGEQSADNLLRQKLQESGIGFDDYPRSDYYGSTSPHHGQGHMNRHQVSSSRSSMSPQDSKHSDSSVPKGYFPSGKKKGRPVGSVNKQKRAQGQGQSPVQSQPHTQGQSASPSATLASPTTTPATSPPHGQTTCSSPPPPEDPPLADDDTAPPLTPPVLTQIVKVDVESEETQPVVEVKPGRQRRRGVKNEDGSLEARGRQRRRRRVAAPTAASRAKDDPDTPSGGGGSPNTSGDSNRKGPFFPHIHVENKVPEIGAVCTIVNGEEEKMKAGGKASGSGIDCLLTSALCSQSSKRDKEAEERDSDDEEITLQSGKALPSSDHVVSGPVITETNHSGRLLCCLCQKWANYKHLGDLYGPFYPAEYAARLPKNQPQVRQCQAATGANKMGPDMDSNSSNIIQEMQTQEAQFTKPPAESHYNMNQESHPIPLMKAVRTAPPREEMMMHMTGQFNTTPSSSSCSFSSTSSYISKTTSLTWDMNLDIRPIPTLKREPDFEMDQQQQPQPPQIQQQQPTDDAQQRPQHRKLTSHPRFKRRHKSSEDSPRMVPSNSKASLPFQPPPPALDSLGPLAQLAQLPQMPMDPEELWVHEGCIVWTSGVYLVNGRLYGLQEALDGARETCCSYCDMVGSTLGCYSKGCTLRYHYLCAIEADCCLNEDNFSLRCPRHKVKKESLLRAFGHPSQYTWSSRREAEGSAEEGEIQESWSC, encoded by the exons ATGCAGAATTTTTCTAACAGCCCGGCTCCCCCCTCTGTCCCCCCGGGGTTCAGTGGGAGGGGCGCAGGGGGAACTCCCTATCCCCCTCAGCCAGCAGACCCCCAGATCTCCCCCAGGATGACGGATGACTACGCGGGGATGCAGCAGCAGAGCCTGCACCGAGGCCATCACCACCCCAGCCAGGCTAGCCACATGCTAGCTTACAGTGCTAGAAGCAGAGGGGCTGTCGAGGCGCCGCCGCCACAGGGTAGCATTCACAACACTAACAACCCTTACAGGAAGGAGGCCATGGATTATTATTTTGCAATGGGTGGAAAGGACAGGCACCGAAGGGGGGGGATGGCTTACGGGGCAGGATTTGGATATCCTAATATCGATGGACATATACCTCACCAGTACCGACATGCTGGGTCTGGCTCTGCGGCAGCGTCTGGGCTGATGTCACCGTACCCAGTAGATTATGGATCCAGTGCTGGTCCCGGTGGAGGTGCTGGTGCCGGAGCGTTTTCTCCCTCTCATCAGTACAATATGAGTCAGAGCGCTGCAATGCAGGCAGTGCCCGGATCTCAGATGCAGCACCGCCAACTTGGACAAACCTTCCCGGCTGTCCACCacgggcagcagcagcagcagcagcagcagcagcagcagcatcggAGCTACCCCCACGCCGGGCACAGGATGACCCCCCAGTACCCACACTACTCTCCACAGGGCGGGGCGTCCACGGCAGCGTCGTCAGGAATGTACAGCCCGCCTCCGCAGAGGTATCTCGACGGGGCTGCAAGTGCCGGGTTCGATCCCAAAGTCAACAGTTCGCCTGGCCTCAACGCCAATTCAAACTCAATCTCCGGGGCGGTTGCCGCTAACAACGTGGGGCAGATGGAGAGCATTCAACAGagttaccatgctgcgaattaTCCCGGATATTCCCCACAGACACTTTCCCTTCACAAGCAGGCCACACTACAGCACCGCAACTCGCAGCACAATTTAGGGGTAGGTTATGACAACTCGCTCAAGATGCAGCACCAGGGCCCGTCTCCAGGCTCTGTTTACGCTAAACATCATCATGCCTCCAATCCCAGTATACCTCAAGCAGCATCTCAAGAAATAGCCAAATCCCCAATGCATCCCAATGCTCAGCAAACTCAAATTAACCAAAACTTCAGCCCCATTTCGAACCCGTCGCCAGCTGCCTCTGCGGTGCATTCCCCCAGCTGCAGCTCGTCTCCTTCCCCTTTGATGGGTGTGTCGGATGTCCATGGCCACCCCTCAGGTCACGGCCCCTCGCATCCTCCTACATCAAACCCCCGTAGCAGCCACGGTCAAGGTAGATTACTGCAGACCATGCCACAGTTGAGTCCCACGCCCAACTCCAACAGCAGCATCAGTAGTTGCGGTAGCAGTGGCAGTCATAAAGCTCACAGTTCGAGTGTCGGAGGGAGTAGCCTTCCTCCGACAGGCCGCAACAAATTAGGTCTCGGCCCGGGAGTGGGGTCTCGAGAGGAGGGCGCCTCTATTTATTCATCCTCCCCCCTCGACAAGCTGCAGGActctgccctgaacagtctTAATGCCTTGAGTTCACAAGTAGCCAATTTACCAAACACCGTTCAGCACATGCTCCTCACCGACTCCATGCTTTCGCAGAAGAAGGGGAAAGACACCGGGCATGTTCACCAGGCCCCGTCGCAACCGAGGAGTCGAAACGCAAGCGCAGCCTCGAGCACGAGCACGGTTAGAGATGGAAGTGCGCCGGGGATCGGGGATGGTGGTGCTGATGAAGACTCCTCGTTGATGTCGGCCGGAGGCTCGACCGGGACCAAGGTGGAGCGTGAGGAGCAGTTCTCTGAGGGGGAACATGGGAGATTGAGGCAGATGAGCGGCGCGAGCAGTGGATCTGAACCCACTGGTTATCGACCTCCCTCGCAGAGTCATTCTGGCCAAGCGTCAGCTGTGAAAACCTCGCGGTCGAAAGAACCAAATGTGTCTAAAACAAAAGCAAATGAAGCTCCTTCTTCATTAGCTTCTCCCTCCTTTGGATGTCAGTCGTCAGAGACCGGCCACGCTTCACGTTCCACGCCTCAAGGTTCCTCACACCCCTCCTCTAATATTCCTCAGCCAAATAGTGTCTCCGAGCCTGGTCTAAGATATAACGACCGCAGAGGTGGCCACAGGAAGACACCAGAAAGAAATAATGAAGTCGTCAAAAATGAAAGTGAAGTTGAAAAAACAGGCAGGGGCCGAAGCCAAAGGAGGCGAGATGGAGGAGTCAATCCACAAAACTGTCAGGACAAAGAAGAGAGTGTGCACACTGCATCCAGATTACACAATAACGAGAGGGGAGAAAGGCTCCAGTCGGAGGAACAGCAGGGTGTTGGCGTGATTGTGTCAGCGCGGTCCGAGGGAAGTCAGGCTGAAAAGAGCAAGGACAACTGTTTAGAAGAGAAAACGTGTAAAAGAGAAAGCAGTCACAACGGGGAGGAAGGCGTGGATCTGAGTTTATATTCCCAGAAATCTAATTTTGGACGGCCTCAAAACCCTCCCCAATCTGGACCGAATAAATACGGCTATCCAGAATCAACATATGGCTCCGATTTATCAATGAAAAACAGAGGGCGGGCGGGCCCAGCAGAATCAAATTCCAGATATTTAGGGTACCAGCAATCGCAAGCTGGCTATGGCTCTAAAGATGCTGGTCCCGCAGCAGAGGCTTTGGTGAAGAGAGGACAAGGAGCTAAAGGTCACGAAGATAATTCCCAGCAATTTCCAAGCCTCTTACAAGAGGTTCTTCAAGGTTACAACTTAGATAGACGTTATGGCAGACCCGAGCAGGCATTTCCTGCCCATCTCCAAGCTCAACAGCCGTTTCAAAGCAGAAACCCGTATGGAGAAGCTGAAGCTTTGGGTCACTCGGGACAAATGGGGAGTTCTGGAAAGCCCCCACATGCAAACCAGAGGCATGGGAATGAGCCGGAATGTCCCACCGATGCTCATTTGTCAGTGAAGTCAGAAGCGGCTATTACTAAGATATTGCAAAATGCTCCGAAATCTGAAGTGGGTGGGTCCCAGAGCCATTTAGCACAGGCTGCAGAGTCTGAGCAGCCCCCGACGAAACACATCAACTTAGCAGACTATTCTCTCCCACAGAGAAAAGCCTTATCCAACGTTTCCACGCCGTCCTCCGCCGTGCAAGAACTCCTTTTGCAAGAGCCAGAGCCGCTGACGGGCAACGCCGGTCAAGCCGAGTCGCAGAAATCATCCATATTGGCCCCGTCAGAGCGGCGCTCCGTCATCTGTGATGTGTCGCCAAACAGACGCGGCACGCCAGAGAGGGACAttgagagggaaagagagaaaagtcagagtGTGATTCAACAGCCGTTTTCCTccccagcggcagcagcagccaacgaTCTGAGCAGAAAAGACATTGGGGAGAAACAAGTGGTCAAGATGGAAACTGTATCGAAAGAAAGTGACCATCATGGTGGAGCTAATGAGGCCGATCTCGAGTATCATTCCAAGTCCGttcattcatctgttgtaaTGAATGCTGACCCCTATAGGCGAGGTAGTGTTGATGTAACACCCTTGTCTCCTCATCCGTCGAACACTAACCCCTTATCTTCACCCCCGAGGCATCAGTCCTATCTTCACGGTGTCGATTTATCAACTGGCAGCGGTGGCAGTTTTCCCGGATATCGATTTGGAGACGCGAGAGAAGGGACTATGATGCCACGTAGTAACCCCCACTTTCCTTCCCACCATCCGTACCACAATTTATCCCCTCAATCGGCAAATAAGATTCAAATGTATCCCCACCCCCGCGGCCCCCCTCATCACCCCCACGACATGAATGACTGGGTGAAAGCGATGAACAGGCCGTCGAAGGAGATGATGATGCAGCCCGGTTTGTCTCCAGGAAGACATAAGGGCGGCCAATCGGAACAGAGGCAGAGAATCTTACAAAGTGAAATGCCGGGGGAACAACTTGGGGGCAAAACTTCTCTCCATCAACAGAGCGCTTTCTTCGATTTGAAAATGTGGGAGTCGACGCACTCTGGAAGAGAAGGCGCTAGAATAAAGGAGGGAGATTCCTTTTACAGAACACAgcctcccccccctcctcctcctgtagCTTCACACATCCCTGTTCctccccacaatgcagctgAACCCGAGGTTCCCAAACATCCCCTCCCACCTCCTCCCACCAAGCCTCCTGCAGAAATGAACTCCACTCCACAGCGACCGACGAAAGCTGGCGGTTCTGGAGACACAAATGCGTTGATGTTGCGAAGACGAGTTCGTTCTTTTATCTCCCCTATTCCCGCCAAAAGGCAACTCCAGGAAGCCTCCCAGCAAAGGGCTGCCGCAAATTCCCACCACTCCCCCGGGGCTCAGTCCGAGTCAAGCCATCACAATGAAGACGACTCGTCCAGTTCAGATATCCCTTGTCCCCGGCTTTCTTCCCCGTTGTCTGGAGAAAACACATATTCGCAACCGTTATCTCCAACGAGTGGAAACACCAAGGCGTTGACCCACAGGAAAGGACGGGGTTTGAAGCTGGAGGCGATAGTGCAGAAAATCACACCAAATATTAGAAAGCCGGCGGGCCACGTTGATGACGAGTCGAATCATTACCCAGGTTTCCCTCACTCCGAAATACCTTCGTATAACGACTCGCAGGACCAAGACTTGACACATTTCCCCAGGGTTTCCGCCGGCGACGATGGTTACATGGATGAAAGTCACTCATTAAATGATATGCTTCCCTTCAGAGGGATTGATGAGGCTGGTCCTTTACCTCCGACCGCCTACCCATGTGACCCCCATCACACGTCCCAAACCATCAAACAAGACTTTGACTTTGGATTAGGATCCGCCGTGGCGTCAGGGTCTGGCGACAAGGAGGATTTTGCTTTGCTCGGACCTTTACCCCCCCCTCCGCCTCTTCTTCGCCCGGTCCAGGATTCCCCCCCTCCGTCTTCATCCGCTCTGTCAGACATTCAACATTTCACCAACACTTACCAGCAGCTTGAAACCAGACGAGGAGAGCAGTCTGCTGATAACCTCTTGCGACAGAAACTTCAAGAATCTGGCATTGGGTTTGACGATTATCCCAGGAGCGATTACTACGGATCCACCTCTCCCCACCATGGCCAAGGACACATGAATAGGCATCAGGTGTCCTCTTCTAGGTCTAGTATGTCGCCACAAGACTCTAAGCACTCGGACAGTTCTGTGCCCAAAGGCTATTTCCCATCTGGCAAGAAGAAGGGCAGGCCCGTGGGGAGTGTGAATAAACAAAAGCGAGCCCAGGGTCAAGGCCAATCACCGGTGCAAAGCCAGCCCCACACCCAAGGTCAAAGCGCTTCTCCAAGTGCTACTCTGGCCTCTCCAACTACAACTCCAGCTACATCACCACCACATGGTCAGACCACCTGCAGCTCGCCCCCACCCCCTGAAGATCCCCCTCTTGCAGACGATGATACTGCTCCCCCGCTGACCCCGCCGGTTTTAACCCAGATAGTGAAAGTGGATGTCGAGAGCGAGGAAACGCAGCCGGTGGTCGAGGTCAAACCTGGACGCCAGCGACGAAGAGGCGTGAAAAATGAAGATGGGTCGCTGGAAGCAAGAGGTcgacagaggaggaggaggagggtggcggcaccgacggcagcATCGAGGGCTAAAGACGACCCAGATACACCTTCCGGGGGAGGAGGGAGCCCCAACACAAGTGGAGATTCAAATAGAAAGGGCCCGTTTTTCCCACACATACATGTGGAGAACAAAGTACCAGAGATTGGGGCGGTGTGCACCATTGTAAACGGCGAGGAAGAGAAAATGAAAGCCGGGGGGAAAGCGAGCGGGAGTGGAATCGATTGTCTACTGACCTCCGCTCTTTGCTCCCAGTCGTCTAAGAGAGACAAAGAAGCAGAGGAAAGGGATTCAGACGATGAGGAAATTACACTTCAGTCGGGGAAAGCTCTCCCTTCGTCCGACCATGTTGTTTCGGGCCCGGTGATCACGGAGACCAATCACTCGGGCCGCCTGCTCTGCTGCCTGTGTCAAAAATGGGCGAATTACAAACACCTCGGTGATCTCTACGGACCTTTCTATCCGGCTGAATACGCCGCAAGACTCCCCAAGAACCAGCCTCAAGTCCGACAATGTCAAGCGGCCACGGGTGCAAACAAAATGGGACCAGACATGGACTCAAATTCTTCGAACATAATTCAAGAAATGCAAACACAAGAGGCTCAGTTCACCAAGCCCCCAGCTGAGAGCCACTACAACATGAACCAAGAGTCACACCCAATCCCTCTCATGAAAGCAGTCAGAACCGCCCCGCCAAGAGAGGAAATGATGATGCACATGACTGGCCAGTTCAATACCaccccttcctcttcctcctgttcCTTCTCCTCCACTTCCTCCTACATCAGTAAAACAACATCTCTAACATGGGACATGAATCTAGACATCCGGCCTATCCCTACGCTTAAGAGAGAGCCAGACTTCGAGAtggaccaacagcaacaaccaCAGCCACCGCAAATCCAGCAACAACAGCCGACGGACGACGCTCAACAGCGACCTCAACACAGAAAGCTGACCTCGCATCCTCGCTTTAAAAGGAGGCACAAATCCAGTGAGGATTCCCCCAGAATGGTGCCATCCAACAGCAAGGCGTCCCTTCCTTTCCAGCCTCCTCCCCCAGCTCTGGATTCTTTAGGGCCCTTGGCACAACTGGCCCAGCTGCCTCAGATGCCCATGGACCCCGAGGAGCTGTGGGTGCACGAAGGATGCATCGTGTGGACCAGTGGAGTGTATCTTGTCAATGGGAGACTGTACGGCCTGCAGGAGGCACTAGATGGTGCCAGAGAAACA TGCTGCTCGTACTGTGACATGGTCGGGTCGACCCTGGGCTGCTACAGTAAAGGCTGCACACTTCGCTACCATTACCTGTGTGCTATTGAAGCAG ATTGTTGTCTGAACGAAGACAACTTCTCACTGCGGTGTCCGAGGCACAAGGTAAAGAAAGAGAG TTTACTCAGAGCATTCGGCCACCCAAGTCAGTATACCTGGAGCAGTCGGAGAGAGGCTGAGGGAAGCGCAGAAGAAGGGGAGATCCAGGAGTCATGGAGCT GTTAG